Proteins from one Helicobacter ganmani genomic window:
- the hisD gene encoding histidinol dehydrogenase: protein MIALLNSKDSNFNTEFEKILKRGAMDIENVEGRVKELLNAIKKQGQSAIIAQVAQFDNWNPTNFSDLKITQEQMQKAYEAIETPLKDSLQLAFERIYAFHSKQKPKTWLDFEENGNILGQKVTPMDRAGLYIPGGKAAYPSSLLMNAIPALVAGVKEIVVCTPTPHNEPNPLLLAAMHLCGIKEAYKIGGASAIGALAFGAQDSQGKGIQKVDVITGPGNIYVATAKKLVFGEVQIDMIAGPSEIGILNDGDARADYLAWDLLSQAEHDEMASSILITTSENLAKQVAQKIEEFLATLPRKEITAKSINERGAILIVQNIQEGIALMNQIAPEHLELLVKNPLEILSKIQHAGAIFIGENTPEPIGDYIAGPNHTLPTGGSARFFSPLSTEHFMKKSSIIAFSKKGITQMGQECGILAHTEGLDAHQNAVLARLNS, encoded by the coding sequence ATGATTGCTTTATTGAATAGTAAAGATTCAAATTTCAATACCGAGTTTGAAAAAATACTCAAGCGTGGTGCTATGGATATAGAAAACGTTGAGGGGCGCGTCAAGGAGTTGCTCAATGCGATTAAAAAGCAAGGGCAAAGTGCGATTATAGCGCAAGTTGCACAATTTGATAATTGGAATCCAACTAACTTTTCAGATTTAAAAATCACGCAAGAACAAATGCAAAAGGCTTATGAAGCCATAGAAACTCCTTTGAAAGATTCCTTACAACTCGCCTTTGAACGCATTTACGCCTTTCATTCTAAGCAAAAGCCTAAAACTTGGCTAGACTTTGAGGAAAATGGCAATATTTTGGGACAGAAAGTTACGCCTATGGACAGAGCAGGACTATATATCCCCGGAGGCAAGGCGGCTTATCCTAGCTCACTTTTAATGAATGCGATTCCAGCCCTTGTTGCAGGAGTGAAAGAAATTGTCGTTTGCACGCCTACTCCGCACAACGAACCCAATCCCTTATTGCTTGCTGCTATGCACCTTTGTGGTATTAAAGAAGCCTATAAAATTGGTGGAGCAAGTGCAATAGGTGCGCTTGCCTTTGGTGCGCAAGATTCACAAGGAAAAGGAATCCAAAAAGTAGATGTCATCACAGGACCGGGCAATATCTATGTTGCGACCGCCAAAAAGCTTGTTTTTGGGGAAGTGCAGATTGATATGATTGCTGGACCTAGTGAGATTGGAATCCTAAACGACGGAGACGCAAGGGCGGATTATCTTGCTTGGGATTTACTCTCACAAGCAGAACACGATGAAATGGCAAGCTCTATTCTCATCACTACAAGCGAAAACTTGGCAAAACAAGTCGCACAAAAGATTGAGGAATTTTTAGCCACCTTGCCACGCAAGGAAATCACGGCAAAATCCATTAATGAGCGCGGAGCAATTCTCATTGTACAAAACATTCAAGAGGGCATTGCCTTGATGAATCAAATTGCACCCGAACATTTGGAATTGCTTGTGAAAAATCCTTTGGAGATTCTATCTAAAATTCAACACGCGGGGGCAATTTTCATCGGCGAAAACACTCCCGAACCTATTGGAGATTATATTGCAGGACCAAACCATACCCTGCCAACAGGCGGAAGTGCAAGGTTTTTTTCACCTCTTTCCACAGAGCATTTTATGAAAAAATCTTCTATCATCGCCTTTTCCAAAAAAGGAATCACACAAATGGGACAAGAATGTGGAATTCTCGCACACACAGAGGGACTAGACGCACACCAAAATGCCGTGCTTGCGAGACTAAATTCATAA
- a CDS encoding DUF2018 family protein translates to MEHILEGLPQEKWIEIIFNASQGLSAQELTRLLERQAAMEILLEKRLGEMWEEELAYLTNSEESSDEIHHRTQNIAIESMGNILTQNE, encoded by the coding sequence ATGGAACATATTTTAGAGGGCTTACCACAAGAAAAATGGATTGAGATTATTTTTAATGCCTCACAAGGCTTAAGCGCACAAGAGCTTACGCGCTTATTAGAGCGCCAAGCGGCAATGGAGATTCTGCTTGAAAAAAGACTAGGGGAAATGTGGGAAGAAGAATTAGCCTACTTAACCAATAGCGAGGAATCCTCAGACGAAATCCATCATCGCACACAAAATATTGCGATTGAATCTATGGGAAATATTTTAACACAAAATGAATAA
- a CDS encoding polyprenyl synthetase family protein gives MEALAHIETKIQEFLKELGSPLVLDLSAHLQRGKMLRSKLALHIAGECEECILLCAVIEMIQSASLLHDDVIDNALTRRSKPSINALFGDKNSIMLGDIFYSKAFCELTSLQENYPMIPRIIANAVTTLAIGELEDVELAKSFNPNESQYLQMIEHKTAALIEATAYSAAFLAGKSAEEAQGFRLYGRNLGIAFQIIDDVLDIVADSKTLGKPALSDFKEGKTTLPYIFLYHKLNENDRMRLKNAFKQDLQAQEQEWILNELKAKDAITQSLALAKHLGNNGIEAIANQSCDKLIQIMREMIERDF, from the coding sequence ATGGAGGCTTTAGCGCACATTGAAACAAAAATTCAAGAATTTTTAAAAGAATTGGGATCCCCGCTCGTATTAGATTTGAGTGCGCATTTGCAGCGAGGCAAAATGCTCCGCTCCAAACTTGCGCTTCACATTGCGGGTGAATGTGAAGAATGTATTTTGCTTTGTGCAGTCATTGAGATGATTCAGAGTGCTTCGCTCCTGCACGATGATGTGATTGATAATGCCCTTACAAGACGCTCTAAGCCCTCTATCAACGCACTTTTTGGTGATAAAAACTCTATTATGCTAGGCGATATATTTTATTCCAAAGCCTTTTGTGAGCTTACAAGCTTGCAAGAAAATTATCCGATGATTCCGCGCATTATTGCAAATGCAGTTACCACTCTTGCAATCGGCGAACTAGAAGATGTAGAGTTGGCAAAAAGCTTTAATCCCAATGAAAGTCAATATCTCCAAATGATAGAACATAAAACAGCTGCACTCATTGAAGCCACCGCGTATTCCGCAGCATTTTTAGCAGGCAAAAGCGCAGAGGAAGCGCAAGGATTCCGCCTCTATGGGCGCAATCTTGGAATCGCATTTCAAATCATTGATGATGTGCTAGACATTGTTGCGGATTCCAAAACTCTAGGCAAACCAGCTCTAAGCGACTTCAAAGAGGGTAAAACAACCTTGCCCTATATTTTTTTATATCATAAATTAAACGAGAACGACAGAATGCGTTTAAAAAATGCGTTTAAACAAGACCTGCAAGCGCAAGAACAAGAATGGATTTTAAACGAGCTAAAAGCGAAAGACGCAATAACTCAAAGTCTTGCTCTAGCAAAACATTTAGGCAACAATGGAATTGAAGCGATTGCTAATCAATCTTGTGATAAACTTATACAAATTATGCGCGAAATGATTGAACGCGACTTTTAA
- the hemA gene encoding glutamyl-tRNA reductase produces the protein MDYYILSYSHKNTDIAMREALSLEIKNPSTKEFLQDLVSNKFISEAVILSTCNRIEFILNVQNAEKAEEFLLDKLNNYSKIPLPELRTCADSYENLSAIHHLFSVASSLDSLVVGETQISGQLKSAFKFSYELGCCGLYLSRAIHFAFRCAASVRNSTSISQNSVSVASTAVAKAKEILGDLKSQFALVIGAGEMSNLCAKHLINAGCEVLIINREIQNAQKICDEIFALSPNAKIRAESFKDLSTYINEIPLIFSATGAPHTIITYDMVEVKDWNRYWFDLAVPRDIECEIMEKSDKIQIFAVDDLEDIVRKNLTLREEQAKIAYGIVGRATQEFFSWQQSLNVEPLIKTIRSLAKDAAMKELNKGIAKGYLPKDYEKNIEKTLHNAFNTFLHDLTINLKSVANTPKGDSVIESLRFLFEQDTQGKMLESYKCEYAQDKTLS, from the coding sequence ATGGATTATTACATTTTAAGCTATTCGCATAAAAATACTGATATTGCTATGCGTGAAGCCTTAAGCTTGGAGATAAAGAATCCCTCGACAAAGGAATTTTTGCAAGACTTGGTTAGCAACAAATTCATCAGCGAAGCAGTGATTCTCTCTACTTGTAACCGCATTGAATTTATATTAAATGTCCAAAATGCCGAAAAGGCAGAGGAATTTTTGCTAGATAAACTTAACAATTATTCCAAGATTCCACTCCCAGAGCTACGAACGTGCGCGGATAGTTACGAAAATTTAAGTGCAATTCATCATCTTTTCAGTGTGGCAAGCTCACTAGATAGCCTTGTTGTAGGAGAAACACAGATTTCAGGTCAGCTCAAAAGTGCGTTTAAGTTTTCTTATGAACTAGGCTGTTGTGGCTTGTATCTCTCCCGCGCAATTCATTTTGCCTTTCGCTGTGCCGCAAGTGTGCGCAACTCCACAAGTATTTCACAAAACTCTGTCTCCGTGGCAAGCACCGCGGTAGCTAAGGCAAAAGAGATTCTAGGGGATTTGAAAAGTCAATTTGCCCTCGTGATTGGAGCGGGTGAAATGAGCAATCTTTGTGCAAAACACCTTATTAACGCAGGTTGTGAAGTTTTAATCATCAACCGCGAAATTCAAAATGCACAAAAAATTTGCGATGAGATTTTTGCCCTCTCTCCAAACGCAAAGATTCGCGCAGAAAGTTTCAAAGATCTTAGCACTTATATCAACGAGATTCCGCTTATTTTTAGTGCCACAGGCGCACCACATACAATTATCACCTATGATATGGTAGAGGTAAAGGATTGGAATCGCTATTGGTTTGATTTGGCTGTGCCAAGAGATATTGAATGTGAAATTATGGAGAAGAGCGACAAAATCCAAATTTTTGCCGTAGATGATTTAGAGGATATTGTGCGCAAAAATTTAACCTTGCGTGAGGAACAAGCAAAAATTGCCTATGGAATCGTAGGAAGAGCAACACAAGAGTTTTTCAGCTGGCAACAAAGTCTCAATGTAGAACCACTCATCAAGACAATCCGCTCCCTTGCCAAAGACGCCGCAATGAAAGAGCTAAACAAAGGAATCGCAAAGGGCTATTTGCCAAAAGACTATGAAAAAAACATTGAAAAAACTCTCCACAATGCTTTCAATACCTTTTTGCACGATTTGACAATCAACCTAAAATCTGTTGCCAACACACCCAAAGGAGACAGCGTAATTGAATCCTTGCGATTCCTTTTTGAGCAGGATACACAAGGCAAAATGTTGGAATCCTACAAATGCGAATACGCTCAAGACAAAACTTTATCCTAA
- a CDS encoding proline--tRNA ligase, whose translation MRFSKLFLPTFKETPKDVVLKSHEYLVRGGFIQQIGSGIYNFLPLGKRVLDKVRQIVKEEMDNAGANEVALGFVTPSFLWQKSGRFERYGKELLRFKDRKDNDFVLGPTHEEVITELVKANIKSYKQLPIHLYQINLKFRDEIRPRFGLMRAREFIMKDGYSFHSSTEDLKREFDLMEATYSRIFTRLGLDFRAVFADSGAIGGNGSKEFMVLAKSGEDTICVCDSCQYGANLEAATRIKKLPNTEAPVASFAKFHTPKVQTIESLSEFFKVEPFWTLKAVVKKALFDGGKNALVYFFLRGSDSLNETKALNAIVGANELVEASEEDLKSAGLVQGFIGPFALRNLTSSPYIYFDKELENASNLICGANEVDYHFVGVDLSTFEGLEFKDLVEVKEGDFCPVCKKGKLYFTKGIEAGHIFQLGTKYSSAMEATFLDEEGKAKPFIMGCYGIGISRLLSAIIEQHHDERGMIWTRASAPFCVHLIVSNIKEQSQMQMGIKLYENLQSKGIECLLDDRAERYGAKIADFELIGLPFGIVVGKGLEKGEIELIRRKDLAKESLGIQDFDALISKIFEVCQCDSF comes from the coding sequence ATGCGATTTTCAAAATTATTTCTCCCAACATTTAAAGAAACGCCTAAAGATGTCGTTCTAAAAAGCCACGAATATTTAGTTCGTGGCGGATTTATCCAACAAATTGGCAGCGGAATCTATAACTTTTTGCCCCTTGGCAAGCGTGTTTTAGACAAGGTGCGCCAAATTGTCAAAGAGGAAATGGACAATGCAGGAGCAAACGAAGTTGCACTCGGCTTTGTTACTCCGTCCTTTCTGTGGCAAAAAAGCGGACGATTTGAAAGATATGGCAAGGAGCTTTTGCGCTTCAAAGACAGAAAAGACAATGACTTTGTGCTAGGACCTACACACGAAGAAGTGATTACAGAGCTAGTCAAAGCAAATATCAAAAGCTACAAACAATTACCAATCCACCTCTACCAAATCAACCTCAAATTCCGTGATGAGATTCGTCCGCGCTTTGGACTTATGCGCGCAAGAGAGTTTATTATGAAAGATGGTTATAGCTTTCATTCAAGCACAGAGGATTTAAAACGCGAATTTGACCTTATGGAAGCTACTTATAGCAGAATCTTTACGCGTTTGGGATTGGACTTCCGCGCTGTTTTTGCGGACAGCGGGGCGATTGGCGGGAATGGAAGCAAGGAATTTATGGTGCTTGCAAAGAGCGGAGAGGACACAATTTGCGTATGTGATAGTTGTCAATATGGAGCGAATTTAGAAGCAGCTACGCGCATTAAAAAACTTCCGAACACGGAAGCCCCTGTCGCTTCGTTTGCCAAATTTCATACCCCAAAGGTGCAAACCATAGAATCTTTAAGCGAGTTTTTTAAGGTAGAGCCGTTTTGGACGCTCAAAGCAGTGGTAAAAAAAGCACTCTTTGATGGTGGAAAAAACGCATTGGTGTATTTTTTCTTGCGCGGAAGTGATAGTTTAAACGAAACCAAAGCCCTAAACGCCATTGTAGGTGCAAACGAACTTGTAGAAGCAAGTGAGGAAGACTTAAAAAGTGCGGGACTTGTGCAAGGATTCATCGGACCTTTTGCCTTGCGCAATCTTACCTCTAGCCCTTATATTTATTTTGATAAAGAACTAGAAAATGCTAGCAATCTCATCTGCGGGGCAAATGAAGTGGATTATCACTTTGTCGGCGTGGATTTAAGCACTTTTGAAGGATTGGAGTTTAAGGATTTGGTGGAAGTCAAAGAGGGGGATTTCTGCCCTGTTTGCAAAAAAGGCAAACTCTATTTTACTAAGGGAATTGAGGCGGGACATATTTTTCAGCTTGGCACAAAGTATTCTAGCGCAATGGAGGCAACTTTCTTAGATGAGGAAGGCAAAGCAAAGCCCTTTATTATGGGTTGTTATGGAATCGGAATCTCACGACTTTTAAGCGCAATCATAGAGCAACACCACGATGAGCGCGGAATGATTTGGACGCGTGCGAGTGCGCCTTTTTGCGTTCATCTTATTGTTTCTAACATCAAAGAGCAATCCCAAATGCAAATGGGCATAAAACTCTACGAAAACTTACAAAGCAAGGGCATTGAATGCTTGCTAGATGACAGAGCCGAACGATATGGTGCGAAAATAGCCGATTTTGAGTTGATAGGATTGCCTTTTGGAATCGTCGTAGGTAAAGGCTTAGAAAAAGGTGAAATAGAACTCATAAGACGTAAAGATTTAGCCAAAGAATCTCTAGGGATTCAAGATTTTGACGCACTAATTTCTAAGATTTTTGAGGTTTGCCAATGCGATTCATTTTGA
- a CDS encoding FxsA family protein produces MRFILIFIYLFLEVFITFEMIDFLGVLGFVLEIIFSAILGLFILVNYRFFLGDALVRLREREIGYEAFVGSNIFRILGAILLILPGGLTDILGILMQFSAIGFLAVKPFMKKPAPNSTPFDTSNKPQNSEIIDVEVIEK; encoded by the coding sequence ATGCGATTCATTTTGATTTTCATTTACTTGTTTTTAGAAGTCTTTATCACCTTTGAAATGATTGATTTCTTGGGCGTTTTGGGCTTTGTATTAGAGATTATCTTCAGTGCTATTTTGGGATTGTTTATCTTAGTAAATTATCGCTTTTTTCTAGGCGATGCCCTCGTGCGCCTTAGAGAAAGAGAAATCGGCTATGAAGCTTTCGTGGGTTCTAATATTTTCAGAATCCTTGGAGCAATCCTATTAATCTTACCCGGTGGATTAACCGATATTTTAGGGATTTTAATGCAGTTTAGCGCAATTGGATTCTTAGCCGTTAAGCCTTTTATGAAAAAACCTGCTCCTAATTCCACACCCTTTGACACAAGCAACAAGCCTCAAAATAGCGAAATCATTGATGTAGAAGTCATAGAAAAGTAA
- the hemC gene encoding hydroxymethylbilane synthase: MQKLIIGTRGSVLALWQANHIKDCLEAQYKDIEVEVKIVKTKGDKILDVPLAKIGGKGLFTKELEELLLKDEIDLAVHSLKDVPVEFVEGLGLAAITKREDVRDSFLSFKYASLEELPLGARVGTTSLRRTMQISALREDLETQSLRGNVQTRLKRLQEGDFDAIILAQAGVNRLGIHKEVPYIVPLDFMIPAMGQAALGVECKKGSKTESLLQFLNDSKAAFETTCERAFVRTLNGGCQVPIGVNATLENGILKVRSILGLPDGTEILRECLEVQVKTLADCKRIGVQMAQEFLRQGAEKILQKAQNWEFK, encoded by the coding sequence ATGCAAAAACTCATCATCGGCACACGCGGAAGTGTGCTAGCACTTTGGCAAGCAAACCATATCAAAGATTGCCTAGAGGCGCAATACAAAGACATAGAAGTGGAAGTAAAAATCGTCAAAACTAAAGGCGACAAAATCCTAGATGTGCCTTTGGCAAAAATCGGTGGTAAGGGGCTTTTTACCAAAGAATTAGAAGAATTGCTCTTAAAAGATGAAATAGACTTGGCAGTGCATAGCCTCAAAGATGTGCCGGTGGAATTTGTAGAGGGCTTGGGACTAGCGGCAATCACGAAGCGAGAAGATGTGCGGGATAGTTTTTTGAGCTTCAAATACGCGAGTTTGGAGGAGCTTCCGCTTGGTGCGCGTGTCGGGACAACTTCACTAAGGCGCACAATGCAGATTAGTGCCTTAAGGGAGGATTTGGAAACGCAAAGTTTGCGTGGAAATGTGCAAACAAGACTAAAAAGGCTTCAAGAAGGAGATTTTGATGCGATTATCCTTGCGCAAGCGGGAGTAAATCGGCTTGGAATCCACAAAGAAGTGCCTTATATTGTGCCTTTGGATTTTATGATTCCGGCAATGGGACAAGCCGCACTTGGTGTGGAATGCAAAAAGGGAAGCAAAACAGAATCACTTTTGCAATTTTTAAACGATTCCAAAGCCGCCTTTGAAACAACTTGCGAGCGCGCATTTGTGCGCACACTTAATGGAGGCTGTCAAGTGCCTATCGGCGTCAATGCAACCCTAGAAAATGGAATCTTAAAAGTGCGCTCCATTTTGGGTTTGCCCGATGGCACAGAGATTTTGCGCGAATGTTTGGAAGTGCAGGTAAAAACGCTTGCGGATTGCAAACGCATAGGCGTGCAAATGGCGCAAGAGTTTTTGCGACAAGGAGCGGAAAAAATTTTGCAAAAAGCGCAAAATTGGGAGTTTAAATAA
- a CDS encoding glycosyltransferase family 8 protein, whose protein sequence is MQNYPILLIATENYVPFAACLMTSIIYNTNKIVGGGQNKPYCFYILSDFLSKSTQEKLSKLQAKLSIIYPLEITIHLCDDAEFRENNLPKLNENYLCFYRLLFERFLDFSAQKVLYLDVDMIVLWDLREIFAMDLEDKVCGVVLDYKANRLLMPKDESHPPLNLSQGYFNSGLLLIDVQKWRAQEIESQILHSMDSYHFKEHDQSILNYILKDKVKILPLYWNVLVYYFINAKTKEEGGNFNISYTRNQLNNALKNPKIVHYYLDYKPWRDDKIYVDTKGEFLGKYWWDIAQKTPVFTDELMRLKESASQARVFQAALGFLLLKFARFGLYFLLPIQAYWIMKKGLDNQASQEIPRGDYNLSIEIGKEAIKAYNKGKGRLLALPFRILNLQKRFQLAKKRLEGL, encoded by the coding sequence ATGCAAAATTACCCAATTCTTTTAATTGCTACCGAAAACTATGTGCCTTTTGCTGCTTGCTTGATGACAAGCATTATCTATAATACAAATAAAATAGTGGGGGGGGGGCAGAATAAGCCTTATTGCTTCTATATTTTAAGTGATTTTCTCTCAAAATCCACACAAGAAAAACTCTCCAAACTTCAAGCCAAACTCTCTATAATCTACCCTTTAGAAATCACGATTCATTTGTGTGATGACGCAGAATTCAGAGAAAACAATCTCCCAAAACTCAATGAAAATTATCTTTGCTTTTATCGGCTTTTGTTTGAAAGGTTTTTAGATTTTAGCGCGCAAAAAGTGCTTTATTTAGATGTGGATATGATTGTTCTATGGGATTTGCGCGAGATTTTTGCTATGGATTTAGAGGATAAAGTCTGTGGTGTAGTGCTAGATTACAAAGCAAATCGTCTTTTAATGCCAAAGGACGAATCCCATCCACCCTTGAATCTCTCCCAAGGATATTTTAACTCTGGCTTGCTCCTCATAGATGTGCAAAAATGGCGTGCGCAAGAGATAGAATCGCAAATCTTGCACTCTATGGATTCCTATCATTTCAAGGAGCACGACCAAAGCATTTTAAATTATATTTTAAAGGACAAAGTCAAGATTCTGCCTTTATATTGGAATGTTTTAGTCTATTATTTTATCAATGCAAAAACTAAAGAGGAAGGAGGAAATTTCAATATCTCCTACACGCGCAACCAACTAAACAATGCCTTAAAGAATCCTAAAATCGTGCATTACTACTTAGACTACAAACCTTGGAGAGACGATAAAATCTATGTGGATACTAAGGGTGAGTTTTTGGGAAAATATTGGTGGGATATTGCGCAAAAGACACCTGTTTTCACAGACGAGCTTATGCGGCTTAAAGAATCCGCTAGCCAAGCAAGAGTTTTTCAAGCAGCTTTGGGATTCCTTTTGTTAAAATTTGCGCGTTTTGGGCTTTATTTCTTACTTCCTATTCAAGCGTATTGGATAATGAAAAAGGGCTTGGATAATCAAGCTTCACAAGAAATTCCGCGAGGCGACTACAACCTTTCCATAGAAATAGGCAAAGAGGCAATTAAAGCCTACAACAAAGGCAAAGGGAGATTGCTTGCCCTGCCTTTTAGAATCCTAAATTTGCAAAAAAGATTTCAACTTGCCAAAAAGAGATTGGAGGGCTTGTAA
- a CDS encoding D-glycero-alpha-D-manno-heptose-1,7-bisphosphate 7-phosphatase, with product MSGVKQKVVFFDRDGVVNLEDSPYGYKIEEFYFAPHFIELFLELKKQNALCFVVTNQSGIHRGIFSQKDFEALSVFMQNCIRSCLTIPLRIGGFVPKNIGFDGIYFCPHTKEEQCACRKPKSAMLESAIQEFHLNLEDCDSYILGDKETDMQAGLKVGVQTRILIGVEDAPSATHRVANLEEAMEILL from the coding sequence ATGAGTGGAGTAAAACAAAAGGTTGTGTTTTTTGATAGAGATGGCGTAGTAAATCTTGAGGATTCGCCTTATGGCTACAAAATAGAGGAATTTTATTTTGCTCCGCATTTTATAGAGTTATTTTTGGAGCTTAAAAAGCAAAATGCACTTTGTTTTGTGGTTACAAATCAATCAGGGATTCATCGCGGAATCTTTAGCCAAAAAGATTTTGAAGCCCTAAGTGTATTTATGCAAAACTGCATTCGCTCTTGCCTTACGATTCCTCTGCGAATCGGTGGCTTTGTGCCTAAAAATATTGGTTTTGATGGAATCTATTTCTGTCCGCATACCAAAGAGGAGCAATGCGCTTGCCGCAAGCCAAAATCTGCTATGCTAGAATCTGCAATCCAAGAATTTCATCTGAATTTAGAGGATTGCGATTCTTATATTTTGGGAGATAAGGAAACAGATATGCAAGCAGGGTTGAAAGTGGGTGTGCAAACGCGCATTTTGATAGGCGTAGAGGACGCTCCAAGTGCGACGCATAGGGTTGCAAATTTAGAAGAAGCAATGGAAATTTTACTTTAA
- a CDS encoding queuosine precursor transporter translates to MSKVVIIVSVMIFTTLIVASNYLVQFPINDFFTFGALTYPFTFLLADILAEKYNKQEVLKVVRIGIICAFVPSLFLSEFRIALASISAFFVSQQLDVYAFYWIKSKFPKIWWLRSAGSTAFSQALDTMIFFHIAFLFVMPWTSVLMLIIGDYLMKFIFAFTNTPFFYLFGIRMQKFLGVFAR, encoded by the coding sequence ATGTCTAAAGTCGTGATTATCGTGTCTGTGATGATTTTTACTACACTTATTGTTGCTTCAAACTATCTTGTGCAGTTTCCAATTAACGATTTTTTTACCTTTGGTGCGCTGACTTATCCCTTTACTTTTTTGCTTGCAGATATTCTAGCGGAGAAATACAACAAGCAAGAAGTGCTAAAAGTAGTGCGTATCGGTATTATTTGTGCCTTTGTTCCCTCTTTGTTTTTGAGCGAATTTAGAATCGCACTTGCAAGCATTAGTGCGTTTTTTGTCTCCCAACAGCTAGATGTTTATGCGTTTTATTGGATTAAATCCAAATTTCCTAAAATTTGGTGGCTTAGAAGTGCTGGCAGCACCGCATTTTCTCAAGCATTGGATACAATGATATTTTTTCACATTGCCTTTTTGTTTGTTATGCCTTGGACAAGCGTGTTAATGCTCATAATAGGAGATTATTTGATGAAATTTATTTTTGCTTTTACAAATACGCCCTTCTTTTACCTTTTTGGGATTAGAATGCAGAAATTTTTGGGAGTTTTCGCGCGATGA
- the bcp gene encoding thioredoxin-dependent thiol peroxidase has protein sequence MELKIKDNAPLFSLPNQDNAEISLQDFQGSWVVVYFYPKDKTPGCTTEACDFRDRLEILSARGAVVLGISPDSVKSHQSFISKESLNFTLLSDTQKSVLKSYGAWGLKKLYGKEYEGVIRSTFLINPQGKIAYIWKNVKVKGHIAEVLAKLKELQG, from the coding sequence ATGGAATTAAAAATTAAAGACAATGCCCCGCTTTTTAGTTTGCCAAATCAAGACAATGCAGAGATTTCTCTGCAAGATTTTCAAGGAAGTTGGGTGGTAGTGTATTTTTATCCCAAAGACAAAACGCCCGGCTGCACAACAGAGGCTTGTGATTTTCGCGACCGATTAGAGATTTTAAGTGCGCGTGGCGCAGTGGTGCTTGGAATCAGCCCAGATAGCGTGAAATCTCATCAAAGTTTCATCTCAAAAGAATCTTTAAATTTTACCTTGCTTAGTGATACGCAAAAATCTGTGCTGAAAAGTTATGGGGCTTGGGGGCTAAAAAAGCTTTATGGCAAGGAATATGAGGGAGTGATTCGTTCTACTTTTTTGATTAATCCTCAAGGCAAGATTGCATACATTTGGAAAAATGTCAAAGTCAAGGGACATATTGCGGAAGTTCTAGCTAAATTAAAGGAATTGCAAGGATAG
- a CDS encoding dihydroneopterin aldolase, which yields MSNLTLNNSKQDSAHCVLESKPYTICLEDFILEVIIGILPSEREKAQKILINAEFIWNPKIQAQCEDSMNLDKREDFLDYRDLREFIKESFARQFGLLEEAQSYFYREIPLRFPQIKEFWIKITKLEIFEDCKVSIKINYQK from the coding sequence ATGTCAAATTTAACTTTGAATAATAGCAAGCAAGATTCTGCACATTGTGTTTTGGAATCTAAACCATATACGATTTGTTTAGAGGATTTTATCCTAGAAGTAATCATTGGGATTCTGCCAAGTGAGCGCGAAAAGGCACAAAAGATTTTAATTAACGCAGAGTTTATATGGAATCCCAAAATACAGGCACAATGCGAGGATTCTATGAATTTAGACAAGAGAGAGGATTTTTTGGATTATCGGGATTTGAGGGAATTTATTAAAGAGTCTTTTGCACGGCAATTTGGATTGCTAGAGGAAGCACAAAGTTATTTTTACCGCGAGATTCCTTTGCGCTTTCCGCAAATCAAGGAGTTTTGGATTAAAATTACGAAATTGGAAATCTTTGAGGATTGCAAAGTTTCAATAAAAATTAATTATCAAAAATAA